Proteins found in one archaeon genomic segment:
- a CDS encoding peptidylprolyl isomerase, producing the protein MGSEVVNKPGRRKPTSRRTTYLLIGVVVAVLVVAAGWYYYNSGASTLPGTGKYARIYTSLGSFEVELYPSSAPQTVANFVHLAQTGFYDNLVWHRIAAAPDVSVIQTGDPSTRNAAGDRSTWGGGSSTPTVPLEVSNASLHNDRSYLGLARGNDNNSGSCQFYVNTGDNRNLDGRYAVFGRVISGMSVVDALAALQVYGSTDPYPEQPVNPSEAMMINVTIIASP; encoded by the coding sequence GTGGGCTCCGAAGTGGTTAACAAGCCGGGCAGGAGGAAGCCCACTAGTCGGAGAACCACTTACCTTCTCATCGGGGTCGTCGTGGCCGTCCTGGTGGTAGCCGCCGGATGGTATTACTACAACTCTGGGGCTTCGACTCTCCCCGGTACCGGCAAGTATGCAAGGATCTACACGAGCCTTGGTTCGTTTGAGGTCGAGCTGTACCCCTCCTCGGCCCCGCAGACCGTTGCCAACTTTGTTCACCTAGCCCAGACGGGCTTCTACGACAATCTGGTCTGGCACAGAATAGCCGCGGCCCCCGATGTTTCTGTCATTCAGACAGGCGACCCGAGCACAAGGAATGCCGCAGGCGACCGAAGCACATGGGGGGGTGGCAGTTCTACTCCAACGGTACCGCTCGAGGTCTCGAACGCGAGCCTACACAACGACCGAAGCTACCTGGGACTCGCGAGGGGAAACGACAACAACAGCGGGAGTTGCCAATTTTATGTCAACACTGGGGACAACAGGAACCTGGACGGGCGCTACGCGGTCTTCGGCCGGGTCATCTCTGGGATGAGCGTGGTCGATGCACTTGCGGCCCTACAGGTCTATGGGTCCACCGACCCTTATCCAGAACAACCGGTGAACCCGAGCGAAGCGATGATGATCAACGTCACAATCATCGCGAGCCCCTAA
- the albA gene encoding DNA-binding protein Alba: protein MASEERKTVIVGQSKPILNYVTACITMFNGGAHQVVLRARGEAINMSVEVAQMLKKRFMSNVEISNIKIDGESVTSRDGRQLNLPVIEIELSIPQ from the coding sequence TTGGCTTCCGAAGAGAGAAAGACGGTCATCGTTGGCCAATCCAAGCCCATCCTGAACTACGTGACCGCCTGCATAACCATGTTCAACGGGGGCGCCCACCAGGTCGTTCTCAGGGCGCGCGGTGAGGCGATCAACATGTCCGTGGAGGTCGCTCAGATGCTGAAGAAGCGCTTCATGAGCAATGTGGAGATCTCCAACATCAAGATCGACGGTGAGAGCGTCACTTCGAGGGATGGAAGGCAGCTCAACCTGCCGGTCATTGAGATAGAGCTCTCGATACCCCAGTAA
- a CDS encoding acetyl ornithine aminotransferase family protein produces MGARKFAKVGGKLPGPKAAAVVKKTEKFLSPSISRFYPLVVESAHGSLVKDVDGNQFLDFAAGIAVLSTGSTHPKVVDAIQRQAEKFIHFSYTDFYYDNLVELTESLVSKIPGDFPKMAYYGNSGAEAIEAAMKLSRNYTRRPIYLAHGGAFHGRTMGSLSLTASKPIQRKGSLPLVPDVVHFPFPYCFRCPWKQTFPECDYYCVDYFKEQYLEKFVPIDEIAAYFFEPIQGEGGYVVPPPEYFKKMEFLRKEGVLFVSDEIQTGVGRTGKFLGIENFGVVPDIVTIAKGIASGLPLGIMVAKSEVMNSWKPGQHASTFGANPIAVEAALATLEVMKTERLMENAKRVGGKAMKRLLEIKEKFEIVGDVRGLGLFIGVEIVKDKKTKTRGEEEAKDIMDYCFKHGLLVIMAGRNTIRVIPPLNISEEEMTEGLDILEEGIALVNSKTVKG; encoded by the coding sequence ATGGGAGCACGCAAGTTCGCCAAGGTCGGCGGGAAGCTCCCCGGACCCAAGGCCGCGGCCGTCGTCAAGAAGACTGAGAAGTTCCTCTCACCTTCGATTTCACGCTTCTATCCGCTCGTGGTGGAGTCTGCCCACGGCTCGCTTGTGAAGGACGTCGACGGGAACCAGTTCCTGGACTTCGCCGCTGGGATCGCGGTCCTCAGCACCGGGTCGACGCACCCCAAAGTGGTCGATGCCATCCAGAGGCAGGCTGAGAAGTTCATCCACTTCTCTTACACCGACTTCTACTACGACAATCTCGTCGAGCTGACTGAGAGCCTTGTCTCCAAGATCCCGGGCGACTTCCCGAAGATGGCCTACTACGGCAACAGCGGCGCAGAGGCGATCGAAGCGGCGATGAAGCTATCCCGAAACTACACCAGGAGGCCGATCTACCTCGCCCATGGCGGCGCCTTCCATGGGCGGACGATGGGCTCTCTGAGCCTTACGGCGAGCAAGCCTATCCAGAGGAAGGGTTCGCTTCCCCTCGTCCCCGACGTCGTCCACTTCCCTTTTCCCTACTGCTTCAGATGTCCGTGGAAGCAGACCTTCCCGGAGTGCGACTACTACTGCGTCGACTACTTCAAGGAACAGTACCTTGAGAAGTTTGTCCCGATAGACGAGATAGCAGCGTACTTCTTCGAGCCGATTCAGGGCGAGGGTGGCTACGTCGTCCCACCGCCTGAATACTTCAAGAAGATGGAGTTCCTCAGGAAAGAGGGGGTTCTCTTCGTCTCGGACGAGATACAGACCGGAGTAGGGAGGACAGGGAAGTTCTTGGGAATCGAGAATTTCGGGGTCGTACCTGACATAGTGACGATCGCAAAGGGCATCGCGTCGGGGCTCCCTCTGGGGATTATGGTCGCCAAGTCCGAGGTCATGAACAGCTGGAAGCCTGGGCAGCACGCGTCCACCTTCGGGGCCAACCCCATCGCGGTCGAGGCCGCTCTGGCGACCCTGGAGGTCATGAAGACTGAACGGCTGATGGAGAACGCCAAGAGAGTAGGAGGGAAAGCGATGAAGAGGCTCCTCGAAATAAAGGAGAAGTTCGAGATCGTCGGCGACGTGAGAGGCCTGGGCTTGTTCATCGGTGTGGAGATCGTCAAGGACAAGAAGACCAAGACACGCGGCGAAGAGGAGGCCAAGGACATCATGGACTACTGCTTCAAGCACGGGCTCCTGGTGATAATGGCGGGAAGGAACACCATCAGGGTGATCCCACCCCTGAACATCTCCGAAGAAGAGATGACCGAGGGCCTTGACATCCTTGAGGAAGGGATCGCTCTGGTCAATTCGAAGACCGTGAAAGGTTAG
- a CDS encoding GNAT family N-acetyltransferase — protein MIRGRLVDLRALEKEDLPMLHRLQNDEEVMGWARFRPDHFASMESLQKEYEKELAGDSDLRRTFIILEKTSGKVAGWCSLRWWRAFHTTADFGIAMDKDFRGKGFGTEVLRLLTRTAFEQYNMHKVELFTRYDNEAMMHAAEKNGFKVEGTHREGLYFDGKYHDGVSMGVLREEFERANATP, from the coding sequence TTGATTCGCGGACGCCTAGTCGACCTCAGGGCACTGGAGAAAGAGGACCTGCCGATGCTTCATCGGCTCCAGAACGACGAAGAAGTGATGGGCTGGGCCAGGTTCCGCCCCGATCACTTTGCGAGCATGGAGTCCCTCCAGAAGGAGTACGAGAAGGAATTAGCGGGCGACAGCGACCTTCGCAGGACCTTCATCATACTCGAGAAGACCTCGGGGAAGGTAGCCGGGTGGTGCTCGCTCAGGTGGTGGAGGGCCTTCCACACCACCGCCGACTTTGGTATCGCGATGGACAAGGATTTCCGGGGCAAGGGCTTTGGTACCGAGGTCCTCCGACTCTTGACCAGGACGGCCTTCGAACAGTACAACATGCACAAAGTCGAGCTCTTCACGCGTTACGACAACGAGGCGATGATGCACGCCGCCGAAAAGAACGGGTTCAAGGTGGAGGGGACCCACAGGGAGGGCTTGTACTTCGACGGAAAGTACCATGACGGCGTCAGCATGGGCGTACTGAGAGAAGAATTCGAAAGGGCCAACGCGACTCCCTAA
- a CDS encoding pyridoxamine 5'-phosphate oxidase family protein, protein MPGPTARQLKFLRDHELCRFATASKEARPHVVPVIYAMDREYIVIVVDYGTRKLKNLRENQKVALVVDEYRPNRGLMVEGDCEILERGKEYLRLLQVLFDKFAYYRNNPWGEGESPILKIRPTKCVMW, encoded by the coding sequence ATGCCCGGGCCCACTGCGCGGCAGCTGAAGTTCTTGAGGGACCACGAGCTCTGCAGGTTCGCGACTGCCTCCAAGGAAGCAAGGCCCCACGTGGTGCCGGTCATCTACGCGATGGACAGGGAATACATCGTGATTGTTGTCGACTATGGGACCAGGAAGCTGAAGAACCTCAGGGAGAACCAAAAGGTCGCGCTCGTGGTCGACGAGTACAGGCCCAACAGGGGCCTCATGGTGGAGGGCGACTGCGAGATCCTTGAGAGAGGGAAGGAGTACCTGCGCCTCCTCCAGGTGCTCTTCGACAAGTTCGCCTATTACAGGAACAACCCCTGGGGCGAAGGCGAGTCTCCGATCCTCAAGATCAGGCCGACGAAGTGCGTGATGTGGTAG